From one Trifolium pratense cultivar HEN17-A07 linkage group LG1, ARS_RC_1.1, whole genome shotgun sequence genomic stretch:
- the LOC123892290 gene encoding protein TRACHEARY ELEMENT DIFFERENTIATION-RELATED 7A-like, whose translation MSGLFSKNNIPEYPGKGPPEFPFQPKTEPPSFPKENPTIPIQEPEIDPSVPPEIVTDPSRIDPFPNPNPKPDGPKPPLSPPGKDMPFPKPDEVPPLPPRPPEVVPPCPPGPEIVPPGPEIVPPPSTPPPPTGPSIIL comes from the coding sequence ATGTCGGGTCTTTTTTCAAAGAACAATATACCCGAATACCCGGGTAAAGGCCCACCCGAATTCCCCTTTCAACCCAAAACCGAACCACCTTCATTTCCTAAAGAGAATCCAACAATTCCAATCCAAGAACCCGAAATAGACCCTAGTGTACCACCTGAAATAGTTACCGATCCTTCTCGGATTGACCCGTTTCCAAATCCAAACCCGAAACCGGATGGTCCAAAACCCCCGCTATCACCTCCTGGAAAAGATATGCCATTCCCGAAACCGGATGAAGTACCGCCACTGCCTCCACGACCACCGGAGGTTGTTCCACCGTGTCCTCCTGGTCCTGAGATTGTGCCTCCTGGTCCTGAGATTGTGCCGCCGCCGTCGACTCCACCGCCACCAACAGGACCAAGTATTATTctatag